Proteins from one Neodiprion fabricii isolate iyNeoFabr1 chromosome 5, iyNeoFabr1.1, whole genome shotgun sequence genomic window:
- the LOC124183613 gene encoding myosin-2 heavy chain: protein MDAWSSAVLEWVNCLDILEKTVGDVEELQDCKFYSKLIRILCRDYSEDDLDDKGLLSKFIQGTYPEFVRESEDDKKTCKEIHIASLLLLHSSQEPKLHRPMCIKLSNETQLKIKAFLEKVLQYSTSVTKEVINEAIMETSGTIIKTPPSTPKMRPLKDFFNSPVTTVRKNFNRVMEERTREIRRLRAELETERFEKADLQEDLETQREKINNLQRKLQEKMVEIKKMREESAGLESPQSSKKKDIKTPKKRISVKVQTLTDEIVQLKSEIISLQEDKQLLERKLASSEKYCAAIKERSDMNERNLETLLIETDIKSQEIVDLTMHNEELRAHIQEIRRETIENQSFEMEMSPMSPSNTKSFNASEVLSSIIDIQLQEAKEESKIVKAQLADLNQRLMSVQEEYRLLQCSDETLKIELNSTKQELSKVQKELKSYIEKSNTFERESLHFQEETSKFKALLSSKEELLTQSVHNEENLKVLLNDLKLELEKTHDMLSLESIRVKDLEAVVLEKTKKLEHEHSRFCSLHEKWTHLEEEKSDLLGEIKDLTNSIFLNKNSLKEAKQQGELLESNINNLKRELTNVQDLLSAETTRVKNLEAELSRTKLENLETSNMQLSRYQSLEEKYTSLEREKLSQMENVENLQGLLELKEQLLKQSSNKINDLESSLQDLNRKLQAVHNLLSEEQIKVKDLSVIKQEKEEVIESQSRCYQELENKHKSLEEEKINLLTEIEELKRSVFTKQDLLEQSNHLNRKFESDFRDQNRNLETIQKLLSAEEIKVKELESTIRQIKLEYEQKYIDFEEEKRNLSHNILDLNNRIVLKDDLLKQSRESKENLESSLQKLNSKLQAVQDSMAEEKIKVKDLESAVSQSKLEQEKIAKEQLLKYKSLEEKYVNLEKEKSSLVQETKDLNHTISLKESALAQSYEDVENLESGLQDLNSQHQTIQNSLVEEKRKVNDLESILIRLKLDHEEASKNQSLKNQNLEERYATLEKEKLNLMQKTEDLSQMIVVKVHLLEQSQQNISNLESILQDLNNRHQSAQDDLAEEKVKVKNLESTVSCMKLEKEKSHKEHLSEYENLQKEYMNLDTEKLSLSQKIEDLNHMITVKENLLTKSQQDKENLKSSLQDLNRKHQTVENFLAEQSIKIRDLESTVTDLKLKQESIITKQLSKYKNLEEKFVYSEREKSILLQKTEDLNHIIASKENLLKQLQKNNQNLESSLQDLSGKIQIVTDSLAKERSKVDDLKSTVTCLKLKQERTVRRQLAKYQNLEEKFANTEGEKSSLLERAEDLNVKLASNENILTELKQNNEKVESNLQDLTRELQTVQDLLVVERTKVKALQDTVIDMKQAKEKTLDRESTRYQTLEEKYMHLGQEKLDLLKNIEDTENLLISKQKLLQQSEQQNAKLESELSDVKDKLKIIQEEFNTATSKIQTLESELAEAKLETDEIIAIQSSRRMELQKSIESLNNEVKSLESTIAGLLKTQGELREKSEEVEQEKLRLLKKIGELESQLLSQKELLEQTQHLNENLQSNLHSMSKEINVVQDLLNTKTAMIENLESKAARIEADKKEGLSIIDQLKLENIEHKNLVESCSSILTELVKSSSQLTGDTVTNIDNLTVSDLSKQLKTLINSIAVISSAKDSELKNFKATVHELNETVSKLKTDIVHWEEIKVKDENILSKYLKEISDLKELTKVNEILLEDVDKLLKELSDERLKADSLNKEKILFGQTLFDLKQTLNELKNQKSILIENVENQSKDFEIEIANVLETVGLLQSQICSDKDAALRLQEDKNLLASKYEEEKKVRMDLETKCDLLEKDNKSQTKEKKELKEKLNAIRVRNAKLEKNLDEIRKENKRLENEKLTPEQKLNLEELKTAISKLQLEKEQLEAEKIELSKRPTEQDFDSRLKEVHIEYDQKLEKIKQKMKSTYNEQIAKVNQNQERQVQEKLYAQKLKMEDQCRKHAEEITKYKSHVTQLSSDFWDVGEKLLVEKQQKEYLEQQLYELKKRLLCERNATVNSNSTMTQPAMSSKNRTLSLDRREMMTFTREEASARTVDTIKEEFTSSRRESIQSVQMMQGMGNVFKAEDEEGEVFNTNYLADMKAGRCTDAPDLERLSVLQMRNAQCKPHLKSSYPAETQFQPGTFTEEEIKSGSTLEELFNDSLSQSLLPGEKSKKRDRTQTMYKRPGPPTPSKNGGRLSLQGNESRSPASRVLKERNVERRSTATPRRLKDLFGGSSRRQDENVSGTPKGRRLSSIFRKPK, encoded by the exons ATGGACGCCTGGTCAAGCGCCGTTCTTGAATGG gtcAATTGCCTCGACATATTAGAGAAAACTGTGGGTGATGTGGAAGAATTGCAGGATTgcaagttttattcaaaactcATCAGAATCTT aTGTCGTGATTACTCAGAGGATGATCTCGATGACAAAGGCCTTTTATCAAAGTTTATTCAAG GTACTTATCCAGAATTCGTAAGGGAAAGTGAAGATGATAAGAAAACATGCAAAGAAATTCATATTGCTTCCCTTCTGCTGCTCCATTCCTCCCAAGAGCCCAAATTGCATAGACCAATGTGCATTAAGCTGAGCAATGAAACTCAGCTTAAGATTAAGGCATTCTTAGAAAAAGTGTTGCAGTATAGCACCAGTGTAACAAAAGAAGTTATAAACGAAGCAATTATGGAAACATCGGGTACCATAATTAAAACACCACCAAGCACACCAAAAATGAGACCCTTGAAAGATTTCTTTAATTCGCCGGTAACCacagtgagaaaaaatttcaacaggGTAATGGAAGAGCGAACTCGAGAAATAAGACGTTTGAGGGCCGAGTTAGAAACAGAAAGGTTTGAGAAAGCTGACTTACAAGAAGACCTGGAGACACAACGAGAGAAGATAAACAACCTGCAAAGAAAATTGCAAGAAAAGAtggtagaaattaaaaaaatgcgtGAGGAATCAGCTGGGCTGGAAAGTCCCCAATCCTCTAAGAAGAAAGATATTAAAACGCCAAAGAAGCGAATCAGTGTCAAAGTACAAACTCTGACTGATGAAATAGTACAGTTGAAATCTGAGATTATCAGTTTACAGGAGGATAAACAGTTACTTGAACGGAAATTGGCTTCTTCCGAAAAATATTGCGCAGCAATTAAGGAAAGGTCTGACATGAATGAGAGAAACTTGGAAACATTGCTCATTGAGACAGATATTAAAAGTCAAGAAATAGTAGATCTCACAATGCATAATGAAGAATTGCGTGCTCACATTCAGGAAATACGGAGAGAAACTATTGAAAATCAAAGCTTTGAAATGGAAATGTCTCCAATGTCTCCTTCCAATACCAAATCGTTCAACGCCAGCGAAGTATTGAGCTCTATTATTGATATTCAGTTACAGGAAGCAAAAGAAGAATCCAAAATTGTCAAAGCTCAATTGGCAGATTTGAATCAAAGGTTAATGTCAGTTCAGGAAGAATATCGACTCCTTCAATGTTCCGATGAAACTTTAAAGATAGAGCTAAACTCTACCAAGCAAGAACTGTCTAAAGTGCAAAAGGAATTAAAAAGTtacattgaaaaaagtaacacgttcgagagagagagtttacattttcaagaagaaacttcaaaattcaaggCATTACTTTCGTCCAAAGAAGAATTATTGACACAATCTGTAcataacgaagaaaatttaaaagtaCTGTTGAACGACTTAAAACTTGAACTTGAAAAAACTCATGATATGTTAAGCTTAGAAAGTATCAGGGTGAAAGATTTGGAAGCAGTTGTgttggaaaaaacaaaaaaacttgaaCACGAGCATTCGAGGTTCTGTAGTCTCCATGAAAAGTGGACACATTTGGAAGAAGAGAAGTCGGACTTACTGGGAGAAATAAAGGATCTGACAaactcaatatttttgaacaaaaattccTTGAAGGAAGCTAAGCAACAGGGGGAATTATTGGAGTCAAATATCAACAATCTCAAACGCGAATTAACAAACGTACAAGATTTATTAAGTGCAGAAACAACTAGAGTTAAGAATTTGGAAGCTGAATTGAGTCgaacaaaattagaaaatctAGAGACTTCGAATATGCAGTTATCGAGGTATCAAAGccttgaagaaaaatacacaagCTTGGAGCGTGAAAAGTTAAGTCAaatggaaaatgttgaaaaccTACAAGGCCTACTGGAGTTGAAAGAGCAGCTCTTGAAACAGTCCTCAAACAAAATAAACGACCTAGAGTCATCCTTACAGGATCTAAACAGGAAACTTCAAGCTGTACACAATTTGCTAAGTGAAGAACAAATCAAAGTAAAAGATTTAAGTGTTATTAagcaagaaaaagaagaagttaTTGAAAGCCAGTCCAGGTGTTATCAGGAGCTTGAAAACAAACATAAAAGcttggaagaagaaaaaattaatctatTGACAGAAATTGAGGAACTGAAAAGGTCAGTTTTCACTAAACAGGATCTGCTGGAACAGTCTAATCATctgaatagaaaatttgagTCAGATTTTCGCGATCAAAACAGAAACCTAGAAACAATACAAAAACTCTTGAGTGCAGAAGAAATCAAAGTCAAAGAATTAGAATCAACAATAAGACAAATTAAATTAGAATACGAACAAAAGTATATTgattttgaagaagaaaaacgtaaTCTGTCACACAATATTCTTGATTTGAATAACAGAATTGTATTAAAAGATGATTTGTTGAAACAGTCTCGGGAAAGTAAGGAAAACCTGGAGTCAAGTCTACAAAAACTAAATAGCAAACTTCAAGCTGTGCAAGATTCTATggcagaagaaaaaattaaagtgaAGGATTTAGAATCTGCAGTAAGTCAATCAAAGttagaacaagaaaaaattgcTAAGGAACAGTTACTAAAGTACAAGAGTCTGGAAGAGAAGTATGTAAATttagaaaaggaaaaatcaaGTCTGGTACAAGAAACGAAAGATTTAAATCACACAATTTCACTAAAGGAGAGTGCATTGGCACAGTCTTATGAAGATGTTGAGAACTTGGAATCCGGCTTACAGGATTTAAACAGTCAACATCAAACCATACAAAATTCGTTGgtagaagagaaaagaaaagtgaaCGATTTAGAATCCATATTAATTCGCTTAAAATTGGACCATGAAGAAGCTTCCAAGAATCAATCATTAAAGAATCAGAATCTTGAAGAAAGATATGCAactttggaaaaagaaaaattaaatctcatGCAAAAGACTGAAGATCTAAGTCAAATGATTGTAGTAAAAGTACATTTATTGGAGCAATCTCAGCAAAACATCAGTAACTTGGAATCAATTCTACAGGATCTGAATAATAGGCATCAATCTGCACAGGATGATTTAGCGGAAGAGAAAGTCAAAGTCAAGAATTTAGAGTCCACAGTATCATGCATGAAactagaaaaagaaaagagccATAAGGAGCACCTGTCAGAGTACGAGAATCTTCAAAAAGAATACATGAATTTGGATACAGAAAAATTAAGCCTGTCACAAAAGATTGAAGATCTGAATCATATGATCACGGTGAAAGAGAATCTACTAACAAAGTCTCAGCAAGATAAAGAAAACTTAAAATCAAGTTTGCAAGATCTAAACAGAAAACATCAAActgttgaaaactttttagctgaacaaagtataaaaattaggGACTTAGAATCTACAGTAACTGACCTAAAGTTGAAACAGGAATCAATCATTACGAAGCAATTGTCAAAGTATAAGAATCTCGAAGAAAAGTTTGTATATTCAGAAAGAGAAAAGTCAATTCTCTTGCAAAAGACCGAAGATCTAAATCACATAATTGCATCGAAAGAAAACCTGTTGAAGCAGcttcagaaaaataatcaaaatttggAGTCCAGTCTACAAGATCTAAGtggtaaaattcaaattgtaaCAGATTCTCTAGCAAAAGAAAGATCCAAAGTCGATGATTTAAAATCTACAGTAACTTgcttgaaattgaaacaagaaCGAACAGTCAGAAGGCAATTGGCAAAATATCAGAATCTCGAGGAAAAGTTTGCAAATACGGAAGGCGAAAAGTCAAGTTTATTAGAGAGGGCTGAAgatttaaatgtaaaattagCATCAAACGAGAATATTTTGACAGAGTTGAagcaaaataatgaaaaagtggAATCAAACTTGCAAGATCTGACCAGAGAACTCCAAACTGTACAAGATTTATTAGTTGTAGAGAGAACCAAAGTCAAAGCCTTACAAGACACAGTAATTGATATGAAGCAAGCAAAGGAAAAAACCCTCGATAGGGAATCAACTAGGTATCAAACTCTGGAAGAAAAGTATATGCACTTGGGACAAGAGAAGTTGGACCTACTCAAGAACATTGAAGATACGGAAAATTTGCTTATATCAAAACAAAAACTGTTGCAGCAGTCAGAACAGCAGAATGCGAAGCTGGAGTCTGAATTATCTGATGTCAAGGataagttgaaaattatccAGGAGGAGTTTAACACGGCAACAAGTAAAATACAAACTTTGGAGTCTGAATTAGCTGAAGCGAAACTAGAAACAGACGAAATCATTGCAATTCAGTCATCAAGAAGGATGGAGCTTCAAAAGTCGATCGAAAGTTTGAATAATGAGGTAAAATCTTTGGAATCTACTATAGCAGGCTTGCTCAAAACTCAAGGAGAGTTACGTGAAAAGAGTGAAGAAGTAGAGCAGGAAAAATTGcgtttactgaaaaaaattggggaACTTGAATCGCAACTTTTATCACAGAAAGAATTGCTGGAACAGACTCAGCACCTGAATGAAAACCTACAGTCAAATTTACATAGTATGAGCAAAGAAATAAATGTGGTGCAGGATTTATTGAACACAAAAACAGCAATGATAGAAAACCTGGAATCCAAAGCTGCAAGAATAGAAGCTGATAAGAAAGAAGGCCTTAGCATTATCGATcaattgaaattagaaaatattgaacacaAAAATCTGGTAGAAAGCTGCAGTTCAATTTTGACAGAGTTGGTAAAGTCCTCTAGTCAATTAACGGGAGATACAGTAACgaacattgataatttaacGGTTTCAGATCTTTCTAAGCAACTCAAAACTTTGATCAATTCGATAGCGGTGATCTCTAGCGCCAAAGACTCAGAACTGAAAAACTTTAAGGCTACGGTACATGAGTTGAACGAGACTGtgtcaaaattaaaaactgaCATAGTACACTGggaagaaataaaagtgaaagatgaaaacattctttccaaatatttgaaagagatATCTGATTTAAAGGAGCTTACTAAAGTGAACGAAATTCTGTTGGAAGATGTGGATAAATTACTGAAGGAACTATCTGACGAAAGGTTGAAAGCCGATTCgttaaacaaagaaaaaatattatttggtCAAACCTTATTTGACCTTAAACAAACATTGAATGAGTTGAagaatcaaaaatcaattttaatagaAAATGTTGAGAATCAAAGTAAAgactttgaaattgaaatagcAAACGTATTAGAGACGGTCGGGCTGCTACAGAGTCAGATTTGCTCGGACAAAGATGCCGCACTGCGTCTTCaagaggataaaaatttgttggcCTCTAAGtacgaggaagaaaagaaagttaGAATGGACTTGGAAACAAAGTGTGATTTGTTAGAAAAAGACAATAAAAGTcaaacaaaagagaaaaaagaactcaaggaaaaattaaatgcAATTCGTGTGAGGAATGCTAagctggaaaaaaatcttgacgAAATTAGgaaggaaaacaaaagatTAGAGAATGAGAAATTAACTCCTGaacagaaattgaatttggagGAATTGAAAACTGCTATCTCGAAATTGCAGCTAGAAAAAGAACAACTCGAGGCAGAGAAAATAGAACTCTCTAAGCGACCTACGGAACAAGATTTTGATTCTCGTTTGAAAGAAGTGCACATTGAATATGACCagaagttggaaaaaattaagcaAAAAATG aaaagCACGTACAACGAACAGATAGCAAAGGTAAACCAAAACCAGGAGAGACAAGTGCAGGAAAAGCTGTACGctcaaaaattgaagatgGAAGACCAGTGTCGAAAACATGCCGAAGAGATAACAAAATACAAAAGCCATGTGACCCAATTAAGTTCCGATTTCTGGGACGTTGGGGAGAAGCTCCTTGTTGAGAAACAGCAGAAAGAATATTTGGAACAACAGTTGTATGAGTTGAAGAAACGACTGCTTTGCGAAAGAAATGCCACTGTAAATTCTAACAGTACTATGACTCAACCTGCTATGTCAAGCAAAAACAGAACATTAAG TTTGGACCGAAGAGAGATGATGACATTTACTCGAGAAGAAGCATCTGCTCGAACTGTCGATACAATAAAAGAAGAATTCACATCTTCAAGACGTGAGAGTATTCAAAGTGTACAAATGATGCAGGGTATGGGGAATGTTTTCAAAGCCGAAGATGAAGAAGGAGAAGTGTTCAACACCAATTACTtgg CGGACATGAAAGCAGGCCGCTGTACAGATGCTCCAGACTTAGAAAGATTATCAGTTCTTCAGATGAGAAACGCCCAGTGTAAACCACACTTGAAATCATCGTATCCAGCTGAGACACAATTTCAGCCAGGAACTTTTACAGAAGAAGAAATCAAA AGCGGTAGTACGTTGGAAGAGTTATTCAATGATAGTCTAAGCCAGAGTCTGCTTCCcggtgaaaaatcgaagaaacgaGACCGAACACAA ACCATGTACAAACGTCCTGGACCTCCAACACCCAGCAAAAACGGTGGCAGACTATCGCTTCAG GGTAATGAATCGAGGAGTCCAGCTTCAAGAGTATTAAAAGAACGAAATGTCGAACGACGCTCGACTGCTACTCCTAGGCGCCTGAAGGACTTGTTTGGAGGAAGCTCTCGAAGGCAGGATGAG AATGTTTCAGGAACCCCAAAAGGTCGTCGGTTGAGCAGCATCTTTCGGAAACCGAAATAA
- the LOC124183603 gene encoding protein yellow-like produces MRLVVNYGHATVFIFVLLTVQSAKGIKNLQVVYQWKLLEYAWPNEDTQLLFSHYVQANNNPLGLEVAGDRLFITIPRWKSGVVATLNYVYLNDTSESPLLNPYPSWEAHEYGNNSVPDIVSTFRVWADKCDRLWVLDMGVEDLTGTREQLVTPSLIIYDLTTDQLLRNYAIPSDQYPEKSHFGNVVVEDAACNDSFAYLAELQGPGIIVYSWASNDSWLVEHHYFHPDPLAGNFNVSGLSFQWWDGVVNLALAPEEDGYSTLYFHPLCSNAEFSVSTELLRDSVLATSSDSFHNFTVVGTRGINGQGAASYLDQTTGILFHALSIANAVSCWNPGTSYSPTNVARVYADNTTLVFPADIKIDNHSNIWVLSDRLPTFMYDQLDPDQYNFRVLSGSVEEAIEGTVCSRGATHSGVIQGLVSHLIVVILVWTCGTV; encoded by the exons ATGAGACTCGTTGTCAATTACGGTCATGCCACagtgtttatttttgttttactaaCTGTGCAAAGTGCGAAGGGTATCAAAAATCTTCAAGTAGTCTACCAATGGAAGCTTCTTGAGTACGCCTGGCCAAATGAAGATACGCAACTACTATTTTCGCACTATGTTCAAGCGAACAATAATCCTCTGGGACTCGAAGTTGCGGGTGATCGACTTTTCATCACTATACCGCGATGGAAATCGGGTGTTGTAGCCACCCTGAACTACGTTTACTTGAACG ATACCAGTGAGTCACCTTTGCTCAATCCGTATCCCTCTTGGGAGGCTCATGAGTACGGTAACAACAGCGTACCAGACATTGTCTCGACCTTTCGCGTCTGGGCAGACAAATGTGATCGTCTTTGGGTCCTCGATATGGGCGTTGAAGACCTCACCGGGACTCGGGAGCAACTGGTTACGCCATCCTTGATCATCTACGATCTGACGACCGATCAGCTCCTACGCAATTACGCGATCCCTTCGGATCAATATCCGGAAAAATCGCACTTTGGAAATGTCGTCGTCGAGGATGCCGCCTGTAACGATTCCTTCGCCTACCTTGCCGAACTTCAAGGTCCGGGAATCATAGTTTACTCGTGGGCCAGTAACGATTCCTGGCTCGTTGAACACCACTACTTCCACCCTGATCCACTG GCTGGAAATTTCAACGTCTCCGGACTTTCTTTCCAATGGTGGGACGGTGTTGTAAATCTTGCCTTGGCCCCCGAAGAAGATGGATACAGCACTTTGTACTTCCATCCGCTCTGCAGCAATGCTGAGTTCTCCGTCAGTACTGAGCTGCTTCGAGATTCCGTACTTGCAACATCGTCAG ATagttttcacaattttacgGTGGTGGGTACCAGAGGTATCAATGGCCAGGGTGCAGCCAGCTACCTAGATCAAACGACTGGAATCCTCTTCCACGCCCTTTCGATCGCAAATGCCGTTTCATGCTGGAATCCTGGGACCAGTTACAGTCCCACGAATGTGGCCCGCGTTTACGCGGATAACACGACTTTAGTTTTCCCCGCTGACATTAAG ATTGATAATCATAGTAACATTTGGGTGCTTTCGGACCGGCTCCCAACCTTCATGTACGATCAGCTGGACCCTGATCAATACAACTTTAGAGTTTTATCCGGGTCTGTGGAGGAGGCCATAGAAGGAACCGTCTGTTCTCGTGGAGCCACACACTCGGGTGTAATTCAGGGTCTGGTTTCACATCTGATTGTTGTTATCCTCGTCTGGACTTGTGGCACAGTCTGA
- the LOC124183598 gene encoding protein yellow-like isoform X2 yields the protein MSVCGRSNHGLATVLLLAFLGTQTTSAIDNLRVAHQWKSLEYAWPDEDTRQLFPAYNREDNLPLGLEVAGDKLFITVPRWRSGVAASLNYIKLNDTSESPLLNPYPSWEAHHYGAAGVPEVVSTFRIRADRCGRLWVLDTGLADILGSPEQQAPPTLVVYDLANDQILRKFVIPEMQRTGESLFANIAVEDESCEDSFGYLADLGSPGLVVYSWRRNVSWLVKHHFFHPDPQSGEFNVSGVSFQWKDGLFGLALAPAADGYSTLYFHPLCSTMEFSVNTRLLRDPERAMMPDSFHEFKVLGSRGPNGQSSVSFLDPSTGILFYALTNLNAIACWRSGGKYNILEQGRVYMDNVTMVFPNDLKVDRQGNIWVLSDRLPTFMYGQLDPNDYNFRILTGSVREAVAGTVCSMPPITSSSRSPPISSTTPKVGVRIAGPLGTGSGQSTNVSSTLVLLLALALFAKIIF from the exons ATGAGCGTTTGTGGTCGGTCCAACCACGGCCTAGCCACAGTATTGTTGTTGGCTTTTCTCGGCACGCAAACCACGTCAGCTATCGATAATCTGCGTGTTGCTCATCAATGGAAATCTCTGGAATATGCATGGCCTGATGAAGATACTCGGCAGCTTTTCCCCGCTTATAATCGCGAAGACAATCTTCCGCTCGGCCTCGAAGTCGCGGGTGACAAATTGTTCATCACGGTACCAAGATGGCGATCCGGCGTTGCGGCCAGCCTCAATTACATTAAATTGAACG ACACCAGCGAGTCGCCGTTACTGAACCCGTATCCATCCTGGGAGGCGCATCATTACGGAGCGGCTGGAGTACCGGAAGTTGTATCAACCTTCCGGATCCGGGCCGACCGCTGCGGTCGTCTATGGGTCCTGGATACTGGGCTTGCTGACATCCTCGGTAGTCCGGAACAGCAGGCTCCACCAACTCTTGTCGTCTACGACCTGGCCAATGACCAGATACTCCGGAAGTTCGTTATTCCAGAGATGCAAAGAACGGGGGAATCTCTGTTTGCGAATATCGCAGTCGAGGATGAATCCTGCGAGGATTCTTTCGGCTACCTTGCTGATCTGGGGAGCCCCGGCCTCGTTGTTTATTCCTGGCGTCGTAACGTTTCATGGCTCGTCAAGCACCACTTCTTTCACCCTGATCCTCAG AGTGGTGAATTCAACGTCTCTGGTGTATCCTTCCAATGGAAAGATGGTCTCTTCGGTCTCGCGCTGGCTCCTGCAGCCGACGGTTACAGCACACTATACTTCCATCCGCTATGTAGCACCATGGAGTTCTCTGTCAACACGAGGCTACTCCGAGACCCTGAGCGAGCGATGATGCCAG ATAGCTTCCACGAATTCAAGGTGCTCGGGTCCAGAGGACCAAACGGCCAAAGTAGCGTCAGTTTCTTGGATCCAAGTACTGGAATCCTCTTCTACGCTTTGACCAATTTGAACGCGATCGCTTGCTGGAGATCCGGAGGCAAATATAACATCCTTGAACAGGGCCGCGTTTATATGGACAACGTCACGATGGTCTTCCCTAACGATCTCAAG GTTGATCGTCAGGGCAACATTTGGGTTCTCTCGGACCGGCTCCCGACATTCATGTACGGTCAGCTCGACCCCAACGACTACAACTTCCGGATCTTGACCGGTTCCGTGCGGGAAGCTGTGGCAGGAACCGTTTGCTCCATGCCCCCTATAACGTCGTCTTCACGATCCCCGCCGATTTCGTCAACGACGCCAAAAGTTGGCGTTCGAATTGCCGGACCATTGGGCACGGGCAGCGGTCAGTCGACAAACGTATCGTCGACTTTGGTCCTCCTACTGGCGCTCGCTTTATTTgccaaaatcattttttag
- the LOC124183598 gene encoding protein yellow-like isoform X1 codes for MWRTCNTRPADGTDIKSHPEKRTMSVCGRSNHGLATVLLLAFLGTQTTSAIDNLRVAHQWKSLEYAWPDEDTRQLFPAYNREDNLPLGLEVAGDKLFITVPRWRSGVAASLNYIKLNDTSESPLLNPYPSWEAHHYGAAGVPEVVSTFRIRADRCGRLWVLDTGLADILGSPEQQAPPTLVVYDLANDQILRKFVIPEMQRTGESLFANIAVEDESCEDSFGYLADLGSPGLVVYSWRRNVSWLVKHHFFHPDPQSGEFNVSGVSFQWKDGLFGLALAPAADGYSTLYFHPLCSTMEFSVNTRLLRDPERAMMPDSFHEFKVLGSRGPNGQSSVSFLDPSTGILFYALTNLNAIACWRSGGKYNILEQGRVYMDNVTMVFPNDLKVDRQGNIWVLSDRLPTFMYGQLDPNDYNFRILTGSVREAVAGTVCSMPPITSSSRSPPISSTTPKVGVRIAGPLGTGSGQSTNVSSTLVLLLALALFAKIIF; via the exons ATGTGGAGAACGTGCAACACACGACCTGCGGACG GAACTGATATCAAGAGTCATCCAGAAAAAAGGACCATGAGCGTTTGTGGTCGGTCCAACCACGGCCTAGCCACAGTATTGTTGTTGGCTTTTCTCGGCACGCAAACCACGTCAGCTATCGATAATCTGCGTGTTGCTCATCAATGGAAATCTCTGGAATATGCATGGCCTGATGAAGATACTCGGCAGCTTTTCCCCGCTTATAATCGCGAAGACAATCTTCCGCTCGGCCTCGAAGTCGCGGGTGACAAATTGTTCATCACGGTACCAAGATGGCGATCCGGCGTTGCGGCCAGCCTCAATTACATTAAATTGAACG ACACCAGCGAGTCGCCGTTACTGAACCCGTATCCATCCTGGGAGGCGCATCATTACGGAGCGGCTGGAGTACCGGAAGTTGTATCAACCTTCCGGATCCGGGCCGACCGCTGCGGTCGTCTATGGGTCCTGGATACTGGGCTTGCTGACATCCTCGGTAGTCCGGAACAGCAGGCTCCACCAACTCTTGTCGTCTACGACCTGGCCAATGACCAGATACTCCGGAAGTTCGTTATTCCAGAGATGCAAAGAACGGGGGAATCTCTGTTTGCGAATATCGCAGTCGAGGATGAATCCTGCGAGGATTCTTTCGGCTACCTTGCTGATCTGGGGAGCCCCGGCCTCGTTGTTTATTCCTGGCGTCGTAACGTTTCATGGCTCGTCAAGCACCACTTCTTTCACCCTGATCCTCAG AGTGGTGAATTCAACGTCTCTGGTGTATCCTTCCAATGGAAAGATGGTCTCTTCGGTCTCGCGCTGGCTCCTGCAGCCGACGGTTACAGCACACTATACTTCCATCCGCTATGTAGCACCATGGAGTTCTCTGTCAACACGAGGCTACTCCGAGACCCTGAGCGAGCGATGATGCCAG ATAGCTTCCACGAATTCAAGGTGCTCGGGTCCAGAGGACCAAACGGCCAAAGTAGCGTCAGTTTCTTGGATCCAAGTACTGGAATCCTCTTCTACGCTTTGACCAATTTGAACGCGATCGCTTGCTGGAGATCCGGAGGCAAATATAACATCCTTGAACAGGGCCGCGTTTATATGGACAACGTCACGATGGTCTTCCCTAACGATCTCAAG GTTGATCGTCAGGGCAACATTTGGGTTCTCTCGGACCGGCTCCCGACATTCATGTACGGTCAGCTCGACCCCAACGACTACAACTTCCGGATCTTGACCGGTTCCGTGCGGGAAGCTGTGGCAGGAACCGTTTGCTCCATGCCCCCTATAACGTCGTCTTCACGATCCCCGCCGATTTCGTCAACGACGCCAAAAGTTGGCGTTCGAATTGCCGGACCATTGGGCACGGGCAGCGGTCAGTCGACAAACGTATCGTCGACTTTGGTCCTCCTACTGGCGCTCGCTTTATTTgccaaaatcattttttag